CGCTTCATAGCGCAGAACCATTTCTTCATATCCGGGCACGACAAACGTCGTTCCGCCAACTTCAAGCGAAAGAGGAATGCGCTGGGTAACGACGACCTGGTATCCATATTTGGTTTCCCGGAATTGGAAGGTCTCCTTGGTGGTTGTTATATTCGAGCGATCCAGTTCAAAATTGACGCGACGCATCACCTCCTGCAGCGGCAGATTGGCATAATCGAGCACCACACGATCGGCCAGGTCCTTGAGTACGTAATAATCATAGATTCCAGGTCCCGCCTTGCCGAGAAACGTCAACAGCAGCCCGAGAACTCCCCCAAGCAACATCAATCTGGCCATGAACCGACTCCTTCTTTCGAGCAGACTCCGGAGGGGCGATTTGCGAAAACGGACATCGGATTCATCGGACCAGGGTCCCGAGCCGTTCCCAACGCAGCCGGCCATTCTGATCATCCCAGGACCAGAAAATGGCCAGGGCGCGTCCCACGAGACGATGGGCGGGGACAAACCCCCAAAAACGGCTGTCATTGCTGTTGTCGCGATTATCCCCCATGACGAAATAGTGTCCCGGTGGCACCACCTCATCGGTGATTTGATCGGAAAAGGAAAAGGGACGGACCAGGATGGAATGAGACGCATCCTGAATGCGTTCGTCGAAAAGCGCCGATTCAACCTCGGCGCCCCGCTCGTTGCGGTAGGTATACGTACCCGCCCCTTCATAGGCGACGGGTTGATCGTTGATATAAAGACGCTTGTCCTGATAGACGATCCGATCCCCGGGAAGACCGATGATGCGTTTGATGTAATCCTTGGTAGGGTCGCGCGGATATTCGAAGACCGCGATGTCCCCCCTTTTGGGACCATCCCCCATGAATAAACGATCCCGGGTAAAGGGAATGCGGTGGCCATAAGCGAATTTGCTCACGAACAGATAGTCGCCCACC
This genomic stretch from Magnetococcales bacterium harbors:
- the lepB gene encoding signal peptidase I; protein product: MLGSYSTIGEGVEEGSFPWGPVVAVALLVTGGLFAWRGRWFLQRDPTVVEYYEAIVLAVGIALLVRTFIIEPFKIPSGSMIPTLLVGDYLFVSKFAYGHRIPFTRDRLFMGDGPKRGDIAVFEYPRDPTKDYIKRIIGLPGDRIVYQDKRLYINDQPVAYEGAGTYTYRNERGAEVESALFDERIQDASHSILVRPFSFSDQITDEVVPPGHYFVMGDNRDNSNDSRFWGFVPAHRLVGRALAIFWSWDDQNGRLRWERLGTLVR